One region of Chryseobacterium sp. C-71 genomic DNA includes:
- a CDS encoding pitrilysin family protein codes for MKKRLLSVAAAAFFGVMLNAQQIKFEEYDLPNGMHVILHQDNSAPVVTTAVMYHVGAKDEVKGRTGFAHFFEHLLFEGTPNIKRGEWFKIVSSNGGQNNANTSMDRTYYYETFPSNNEQLGLWMEAERLRHAEINQIGVDTQREVVKEEKRLRMDNSPYGNLFNTIQQNLFTNHPYHGSVIGSIEDLNGAKLDEFKAFYKKYYVPNNATLVVAGDIKPEQTKKWILEYYGSIPKGTVTPKNFPKDEPITKEKEVTATDANIQLPAYIFAYRTPSNKERDAYVLDMLSSYLSNGKSSVLYKKLVDQDKKALQVAAFNQGMEDYSVFAFFAIPMGATTKQVLQNDIDAEIKKVQTTLISDEDYQKLQNQYENQFVNTNSSIQGIASSLATSHVLMGDTNLINKEIDIYKSITKQDLQNAAKKYLNSNQRVIINYVPEKK; via the coding sequence ATGAAAAAACGACTTCTTAGTGTTGCAGCTGCTGCTTTTTTTGGAGTAATGCTGAATGCACAACAAATCAAATTCGAAGAGTATGATTTACCCAACGGTATGCACGTAATTCTTCACCAAGATAATTCTGCTCCCGTAGTTACTACAGCAGTAATGTACCACGTAGGTGCAAAAGACGAAGTTAAAGGAAGAACTGGTTTTGCCCACTTTTTCGAGCACCTTTTATTTGAGGGAACTCCCAACATCAAAAGAGGAGAATGGTTTAAAATCGTATCTTCAAACGGAGGACAAAACAATGCCAACACGAGCATGGACAGAACGTATTACTATGAAACTTTCCCTTCAAACAATGAGCAATTGGGTCTTTGGATGGAAGCTGAAAGACTTCGTCATGCAGAAATTAACCAAATAGGTGTAGACACTCAGAGAGAGGTTGTAAAAGAAGAGAAGAGATTAAGAATGGATAATTCACCTTATGGAAATCTTTTCAACACGATTCAGCAGAATCTTTTCACCAATCACCCATACCACGGTTCTGTAATTGGTTCTATTGAAGATTTGAACGGTGCTAAACTAGACGAGTTCAAGGCGTTCTATAAAAAATATTATGTTCCAAACAACGCTACTTTGGTGGTTGCAGGAGACATTAAGCCTGAACAAACTAAAAAGTGGATTCTTGAATATTACGGAAGCATTCCTAAAGGAACTGTTACCCCTAAAAACTTCCCTAAAGATGAGCCTATTACAAAGGAAAAAGAAGTAACTGCTACAGATGCGAACATTCAGCTTCCTGCGTATATTTTTGCTTACAGAACGCCAAGCAACAAAGAAAGAGATGCTTATGTTTTAGATATGCTTTCTTCTTATTTGAGTAACGGTAAATCTTCAGTTTTATACAAAAAATTGGTAGATCAGGACAAAAAAGCACTTCAGGTAGCAGCTTTCAACCAAGGTATGGAAGACTACAGCGTTTTTGCATTCTTTGCAATCCCAATGGGAGCTACAACGAAGCAGGTTTTACAAAATGACATCGATGCTGAAATTAAAAAAGTACAGACTACTTTGATTTCAGATGAAGATTATCAAAAACTTCAAAATCAATATGAAAATCAGTTTGTGAATACCAATTCTAGTATTCAGGGGATCGCTTCTTCATTGGCGACAAGCCACGTTTTGATGGGAGATACCAATTTAATCAACAAAGAAATAGACATCTACAAATCTATCACGAAGCAAGATTTGCAAAATGCTGCTAAAAAGTATCTTAATTCTAACCAAAGAGTAATCATCAATTACGTACCTGAAAAAAAATAA